The Deltaproteobacteria bacterium genome includes the window GGTTTTTCACATTGCGGCGCGAAGTTTAGCGGTGCAAGGCCTTTCAATTTTTTGCGATCATGGCGATGTCATGGCAGCGCGTCAAACGGGATGGGCAATGTTGTTTGCTTCCAATGTGCAGGAGGCTATGGATTTTTCCCTCATCTCTCAGGCGAGTACGCTAGAGTGCCGCGTTCCCTTCCTTCATATCTTTGACGGGTTTCGCACATCGCATGAAATTGCAAAAATTGAGGTTCTCTCAGATGAAACCATTCGCTCGTTTATTCGCGAGGATTTAGTGCGCGCACATCGCTTAAGAGGATTAGCGCCCGAGAGGCCGTTTATCCGTGGAACGGCGCAAAATCCAGATGTCTATTTTCAAGCTAGAGAGACGGTAAATCCATTCTACCAAAACACTCCACGAGTAGTGGAGTCGACCATGCAAAAATTCGCCGAAGCTACGGGTCGACGATATGGCCTCTTTGACTATAGCGGTTCGAGCGATGCAGAGCGAGTTATAGTCGTCATGGGTTCAGGTGCCGAGACAGTGGCCGAAACGGCAAAATACCTTGTAGAAAGAGGAGAAAAGGTTGGCGTCGTCAATGTGCGACTGTTTAGACCATTTTCCGTGGCTCATTTTATTGCGGCACTTCCTAAAAGCGTTAAAAGCATTGCAGTGCTTGATAGAACTAAGGAACCTGGGGCGCTTGGCGAACCGCTTTATCAGGACGTCACTACTGCAGTGTATCAAGCCTGCATGTGCGATGGAGAAAACGCCTTTTTAGCTGGACGAAAAATACCTACAATAATTGGCGGTCGCTACGGCTTGTCATCCAAGGAGTTTACACCAGCAATGGCAAAAGCCATTTTTGATGAGCTTAAGAATTCAAAACCTAAGAATAATTTTACAATCGGCATTGTAGACGACGTAACTCATAGTAGTCTTGAGTGTGATCCCAGTTTCAGCATTGAGGCGCCCGCAGTTACTCGTGCTGTCTTTTGGGGGCTTGGATCGGATGGAACGGTAGGGGCCAATAAGAGCACTATCACAATTATAGGAGAGGGAACTCCTCTTTATGCACAAGGGTATTTTGTCTACGATTCTAGGAAAGCGGGAGCGCGAACCATATCTCACCTTAGGTTTGGTGCCAATCCAATTAGAAGCCCCTATCTAATTCATAAAGCCAATTTCGTCGCTGTGCATCAGTTTGGTTTTTTAAATCGATATGACACTTTAGAAATGGCCGAGCATGGCGCGACGTTTTTGCTAAATAGCCCATTCGGGCCTGAAGAGGTGTGGGATAAACTCCCAGCGGCAGTGCAGTGGCACATCATATCGAAGCAACTGGTCTTTTACGTTATCGATGCTAGTCGCGTCGCGCAAGAGTGCGGATTGGGTTTGCGCATAAATACGCCCATGCAGGCCTGCTTTTTTGAACTAAGCGGTGTCTTGCCTCGCAGTGAGGCGATTGGAAAAATTAAGCATTTTATCGAGAAAACGTATTCAAAGAGAGGTGAGGCGATAGTTAGGAGTAATTTTGATGCTGTTGAAAGAGCCATTAAGCATTTGCATAAAGTTGCAGTTCCTACCGCTAAACAGGGTGTCGATGAAGGGGATTTGTGTTTGCATGCATATAGTGGAGCGCCTGAGTTTTTTAAGCAGGTAACTGCTCCTATGATTGCTGGCCGAGGAGATAGCCTTCCTGTGAGCGCACTGCCAGTCGATGGAACGTATCCCAGCGGAACGACTAAATGGGAAAAGCGACAGTTGGCGCAGGAAGTGCCCGTGTGGGAACCAGACATTTGCATTCAGTGTGGCAAATGCGTGTTGGTTTGTCCGCATGCAGTAATTAGAGCTAAGGTGTATGACGAATCGCTGTTAGCCAATGCGCCTAATAACTTTAAATCCAGCAAACCTCGCTGGCGCGAACTAGGGGAGAGCGCCTCAATGTATACTTTGCAGGTATCTGTAGAGGATTGCACTGGTTGCTCGCTCTGTGTGGAAGTGTGCCCAGTGAAGGATAAGAGTAGAGTTGGCTTCCGAGCAATAAATATGGCAAGCGAAGCGCCGCTTAGCCAGCAAGAGAAGGAAAACTGGGAATTTTTCCAAAATCTTCCGCAGCTCGATGCTGGGAGCGATAATAAGGATTTGAAATTTCAAACAGTAAAGGACATTCAGTTGTTAGAGCCGTTGTTTGAATTCTCGAGTGCCTGTGCAGGCTGTGGCGAGACGCCCTATCTAAAGCTTCTAAGTCAGTTGTTTGGCAACCGACTTTTGGTTGCGAATGCCACTGGTTGTTCGAGTATCTATGGCGGCAATCTTCCAACTACTCCATGGACGGTTAACCGGCATGGCAGGGGGCCTGCATGGAGTAACTCGTTGTTTGAGGATAATGCCGAATTTGGTTTGGGCATGAGGCTTTCAATTGATAAGCAGGCCGAATATGCGCGGGAAGTTCTTAAGGCCTTAGCGGAGGAGATTGGCGAGAATTTGGTCGAAGCGATTTTGTCAGCCAGACAAGATAGTGCTATCGAGATTGAAGAGCAGAGCAGGCGAGTGGAGCAATTGAAGTGTAAATTGCAGTCGTCGAAAAGCCCTCGTGCGATGGATCTGCTGAGTTTGGCTGATGTGCTAACTAGAAAAAGCGTTTGGCTTGTTGGTGGCGATGGTTGGGCTTACGATATTGGTTATGGCGGTCTTGACCACGTGCTTGCGAGTGGGGCGGATGTAAAAGTATTGGTTTTAGACACCGAAGTGTATTCCAACACAGGTGGGCAGGCCTCTAAAGCTACTCCCATCGCGGCAGTTGCAAAGTATACTGCGGGTGGCAAGGCCACTCCCAAGAAGGATTTGGGATTGCATGCGATGAGCTACGGCTACGTTTACGTTGCGAGGATTGCAATGGGAGCTGATGATAAGCAGTGCGTTCGGGCCTTTTTAGAGGCCGAAAGCTATAGAGGCCCGTCTCTAATAATTGCTTATAGTCACTGCATTGCACATGGGATAGACATGTCTAAGGGAATGGAGCAGCAGAAATTGGCAACCCAGAGTGGCTATTGGCCTTTATATCGCTATAGTCCAGATAGAGCCAAGAGGGAAGGAAAGAATCCATTTGAACTCGATTCCAAAGCTCCTAGTATACCGCTAAGTGAATACATATATAGGGAAAATCGCTATCGCTTGTTAGCTAGGGCTAAACCCGATGTGGCAAAACGGTTGCTAGACGAGGCTCAAGAATGCGTCAATGAACATTGGAAGGTTTACGAAAGGCTTGCGTTGGATGTGCAGGTGTGAAGCAGTAATGTAATTGTTAAGGGAGATTTTCAGTGGAACTTTTAACTAGTTATTTGGGATTAAATCTTAAGAATCCAATTGTGGTTTCTGCTTCGCCTCTTTCCATGGATTTAGACAATATTCGCCGGATGGAAGACGCCGGTGCCGGAGCTGTGGTGATGTATTCGCTATTCGAGGAGCAAATCAATCACGAGAGCCGAGAGATAGATCATTATTTAAGTTACGGTAGCGAAAGTTACGGCGAGTCGCTAACGTATTTCCCGGATTTAGCGACCTATAATGTTGGACCGGATGGCTATTTGGAAAAGATTCGTCTGGCAAAGTCGGCAGTGGATATCCCCGTTATCGGGAGTTTAAACGGCGTTTCGCGTGGTGGTTGGGTCGAGTATGCCAGTAGGATTCAGCAGGCTGGAGCGGATGCACTTGAGCTAAATATTTATTACATTCCTACGTCAGTGGACGTTGCTGGCCAAGAGATTGAGGGAATGTATTTGGATGTGGTGAAGGCAGTTAAAGAGAGCGTGTCTATTCCTGTGTCTGTAAAGCTTAGTCCTTTCTTTAGTGCCATGGCTTCTATGGCTCGTCGTTTTGAGGAAGTTGGTGCAAAGGGTTTAGTGTTGTTCAATCGCTTTTATCAACCAGATATCGATCTCGAGCAACTCGAGGTCGTTCCCAACTTAGTGCTCAGTGAGTCGTATGAACTTAGGCTTCCACTTAGGTGGGTTGCGATTTTATACGGCAGAGTTGCTTTGGATTTAGCTATAACGAGCGGAATTCATAATCATGAAGATGTTCTTAAGGGCGTAATGGCTGGAGCAAGTGTTACGATGATGACCTCTGAATTGCTTAAGAATGGCATTTTTCGAATAGGCACTATTTTGCGAGACCTAGAGCGCTGGGGAGCGGAGCACGAGTATGCGTCTATAGAGCAAATGCGTGGAAGCATTAGTCAAAAGAACGTGGCAAACCCGGCAGCTTTTGAGCGGGCAAATTACATGAAAGTGTTGCAATCGTGGACGCCAGATCCCACCAGTCGCCTGGAGCGTTAGGAACC containing:
- the nifJ gene encoding pyruvate:ferredoxin (flavodoxin) oxidoreductase, coding for MKASFEMMDGNQAATHVAYKTNEVIAIYPITPASPMGEYADQWSFEGKKNLWDTVPKIIEMQSEGGAAGAVHGSLQTGALTTTFTASQGLLLMIPNMYKIAGELTSTVFHIAARSLAVQGLSIFCDHGDVMAARQTGWAMLFASNVQEAMDFSLISQASTLECRVPFLHIFDGFRTSHEIAKIEVLSDETIRSFIREDLVRAHRLRGLAPERPFIRGTAQNPDVYFQARETVNPFYQNTPRVVESTMQKFAEATGRRYGLFDYSGSSDAERVIVVMGSGAETVAETAKYLVERGEKVGVVNVRLFRPFSVAHFIAALPKSVKSIAVLDRTKEPGALGEPLYQDVTTAVYQACMCDGENAFLAGRKIPTIIGGRYGLSSKEFTPAMAKAIFDELKNSKPKNNFTIGIVDDVTHSSLECDPSFSIEAPAVTRAVFWGLGSDGTVGANKSTITIIGEGTPLYAQGYFVYDSRKAGARTISHLRFGANPIRSPYLIHKANFVAVHQFGFLNRYDTLEMAEHGATFLLNSPFGPEEVWDKLPAAVQWHIISKQLVFYVIDASRVAQECGLGLRINTPMQACFFELSGVLPRSEAIGKIKHFIEKTYSKRGEAIVRSNFDAVERAIKHLHKVAVPTAKQGVDEGDLCLHAYSGAPEFFKQVTAPMIAGRGDSLPVSALPVDGTYPSGTTKWEKRQLAQEVPVWEPDICIQCGKCVLVCPHAVIRAKVYDESLLANAPNNFKSSKPRWRELGESASMYTLQVSVEDCTGCSLCVEVCPVKDKSRVGFRAINMASEAPLSQQEKENWEFFQNLPQLDAGSDNKDLKFQTVKDIQLLEPLFEFSSACAGCGETPYLKLLSQLFGNRLLVANATGCSSIYGGNLPTTPWTVNRHGRGPAWSNSLFEDNAEFGLGMRLSIDKQAEYAREVLKALAEEIGENLVEAILSARQDSAIEIEEQSRRVEQLKCKLQSSKSPRAMDLLSLADVLTRKSVWLVGGDGWAYDIGYGGLDHVLASGADVKVLVLDTEVYSNTGGQASKATPIAAVAKYTAGGKATPKKDLGLHAMSYGYVYVARIAMGADDKQCVRAFLEAESYRGPSLIIAYSHCIAHGIDMSKGMEQQKLATQSGYWPLYRYSPDRAKREGKNPFELDSKAPSIPLSEYIYRENRYRLLARAKPDVAKRLLDEAQECVNEHWKVYERLALDVQV
- a CDS encoding dihydroorotate dehydrogenase-like protein, with the protein product MELLTSYLGLNLKNPIVVSASPLSMDLDNIRRMEDAGAGAVVMYSLFEEQINHESREIDHYLSYGSESYGESLTYFPDLATYNVGPDGYLEKIRLAKSAVDIPVIGSLNGVSRGGWVEYASRIQQAGADALELNIYYIPTSVDVAGQEIEGMYLDVVKAVKESVSIPVSVKLSPFFSAMASMARRFEEVGAKGLVLFNRFYQPDIDLEQLEVVPNLVLSESYELRLPLRWVAILYGRVALDLAITSGIHNHEDVLKGVMAGASVTMMTSELLKNGIFRIGTILRDLERWGAEHEYASIEQMRGSISQKNVANPAAFERANYMKVLQSWTPDPTSRLER